From a single Phacochoerus africanus isolate WHEZ1 chromosome 11, ROS_Pafr_v1, whole genome shotgun sequence genomic region:
- the LOC125111362 gene encoding T-cell surface glycoprotein CD3 gamma chain produces MEQGKHLAGLILAITLLQGTMAQLKEGKHSVHLDDNREDGSVLLTCGLPDKNIRWFKDGKEICSLNISRSTCNLGSSTKDPRGIYWCEGSKENSKRLQVYYRMCQNCIELNSATVSGFIFTEIISLFFLAVGVYFIAGQDGVRQSRASDKQTLLSNDQLYQPLKDREDDQYSHLQGNHSRKN; encoded by the exons ATGGAGCAGGGAAAGCATCTGGCTGGCCTCATCCTGGCTATTACTCTTCTTCAAG GTACCATGGCCCAGTTGAAAGAAG GAAAACATTCAGTGCACTTGGATGACAACCGAGAAGATGGTTCAGTACTTCTGACTTGTGGTTTGCCTGACAAAAATATCAGATGGTTTAAAGATGGGAAGGAAATATGTTCTCTAAATATCAGTAGAAGTACTTGTAATCTGGGAAGTAGTACCAAGGACCCTCGAGGGATATATTGGTGTGAAGGATCAAAGGAGAATTCAAAACGACTCCAAGTATATTATAGAA TGTGTCAGAACTGCATTGAGCTGAATTCAGCCACTGTGTCTGGTTTTATCTTCACTGAAATCATCAGcctttttttccttgctgttgGGGTCTACTTCATTGCTGGACAGGATGGAGTTCGCCAGTCAAGAG cTTCAGACAAGCAGACACTGTTATCCAATGACCAACTTTATCAG CCCCTTAAGGATCGGGAAGATGACCAATATAGCCACCTTCAAGGAAACCATTCGAGGAAGAATTGA